Genomic DNA from Shewanella woodyi ATCC 51908:
TCATTAATATTGGGAGATCAAACTCTCGGTTTTGATTGATCTCGATAGCGACATCTAAACCATTAATATCATCATCTAAGTGATAATCGACAATCAAAATATCTGCGCTGTCAGACGTGATATCTACTTTCTCTTTGAGACTCTCCAGACTGGTTGCAGTAATAACCTGACACTGCCACCCATTGAGCAGTTGAGACATGGCATCACATATACTGGCGTCGTTATCGATAAGCCAGATTTTGCGCTCGGCAAGATCGGTATTGGCTAATACTCGGCTAAGTTTATCATCGGCTCTGTGGTTACTGATCACCTCTCCAATCGGGACTGTTACAGAGAATACTGAGCCTTTTCCTTGTGTTGAGTGTACTTGGATAGGGTGGCCTAAAACCTTGGAGATCTTATCGACGATGGCCAAACCTAAACCTAAACCATTACTGAAGGCCGTTTGTGATGACTTTAATCGTTTAAACTCTTCAAAAATTTCAGTTAGCTGGTTTTTAGCAATCCCGGCACCATTATCCCATACCTGAATTACTATCGTGTTACCTTGGCGTCTACAACCCAGCAGGACTTTGCCTTTATCTGTATACCTAAAGGCGTTAGAGAGAAAGTTACGCAGTATTCGCGCCAGTAAAACGCTGTCAGTGTGAACTACGGCGTTAGATGAGACATGGCGTAGCTCAACACCAAATTGGTCAGTGATCTGTTGATACTCATTAGCGAGATTATTAAGGAGTTCGCCAAGGTTAAATGCGCTTTTATCGGCTTTTACCACACCGGCATCAAGCTTAGAGATATCAACGAGTGTACTAATAAGGTTCTCCAGATCGTCTAAGGAGCTTGAGATGGACCCTAATAGTGAAAATGATTTTATGTCTGATACTTGCTCGGCGAGTGAGCTGGTAAAAAGCTGTGCAGCATTAAGGGGTTGTAACAGGTCGTGGCTAACGGCAGCGAGAAACTTGGTCTTTGAGATATTGGCTATTTCCGCTTCACTTTTTGCTGCGGTTAAATTCAGTTGAGCTTGACGTCGCTCCTCAACTTCAACTTGAAGTACATCGTTTAAATTTTGCAGTTGGGAGGTACGCTCTTTTACTCTAAGCTCCAGTTGGTCATGGGCTTTTTGCAGTGCTAAGGCGTTATTTCTTCTTGCTGTAATGTCTCTTACTAGCACAAAGAAACCCAGCACTGCACCTGTGTTATCTCTGTTTGGTACATAGGATTTAAGCAGGTGAGCAGGCTGGCCTGCACTATTTAACTCCTCAATTTCAAAACTGACACTTTCCCCTTTTAAGGCGCGATCCACATAGGGTTGCAGTTGTATAAAGTCCCCATGGATACGGCTTTGCTCTAGTTCAAGACCATAGAGCTCACCTTTCGCCCAGCCATACCAATCAACATAGACCTGGTTAGTAAATTGGAATTTTAGATCTGAGCCCACATAGGCGATCATAGCAGGCACGTTATCAGTAATTAGCCTTAACCAGCTCTCACTCTTCTTCAAAGACTCAGCATATCGATGGCGAGTGGTGATATCGGTAAAGGTTTTGATCAGTTTGCCATTTTTTAAGCGATGATCTCGGATCTCAATCACAGAGCCGTTAGAGAGGGTCTGAACATAGTGATCGTCTTGTGTATTTGATTTGGGCTCAAGCTCCAGCTCGGTAGAGTTTTGCAGATTAGTGAAGTAGGGCATAGAGCGTAACTTTTGTGTGGAGAGTTTGCTCATCTCAACAAAGCGTTTGTTCCACACCTCAACTTGATCATGGCTGCTGATCAGTACAACCCCTTGGGAGAGATTATCGACTAGATTTTGCAG
This window encodes:
- a CDS encoding hybrid sensor histidine kinase/response regulator, with translation MSEQSLAEEVARLKLQNSKLEKINQVLMKRVEEGGGNQDEPYAAFEHSVQLAEQVKEKTQALNDTLAQLERSNRALKQANDQANIFKQRFIDAIESISDAFVLLDNDGRIILQNSHFVNFWQKSGLKIEEGVNLNDFKALAKTRGIISQAYPGDADNSPVYKLSDNRWFQLSERRTREGGWVMLYTDITALKVAESERYEKAMAQKSKLLQNLVDNLSQGVVLISSHDQVEVWNKRFVEMSKLSTQKLRSMPYFTNLQNSTELELEPKSNTQDDHYVQTLSNGSVIEIRDHRLKNGKLIKTFTDITTRHRYAESLKKSESWLRLITDNVPAMIAYVGSDLKFQFTNQVYVDWYGWAKGELYGLELEQSRIHGDFIQLQPYVDRALKGESVSFEIEELNSAGQPAHLLKSYVPNRDNTGAVLGFFVLVRDITARRNNALALQKAHDQLELRVKERTSQLQNLNDVLQVEVEERRQAQLNLTAAKSEAEIANISKTKFLAAVSHDLLQPLNAAQLFTSSLAEQVSDIKSFSLLGSISSSLDDLENLISTLVDISKLDAGVVKADKSAFNLGELLNNLANEYQQITDQFGVELRHVSSNAVVHTDSVLLARILRNFLSNAFRYTDKGKVLLGCRRQGNTIVIQVWDNGAGIAKNQLTEIFEEFKRLKSSQTAFSNGLGLGLAIVDKISKVLGHPIQVHSTQGKGSVFSVTVPIGEVISNHRADDKLSRVLANTDLAERKIWLIDNDASICDAMSQLLNGWQCQVITATSLESLKEKVDITSDSADILIVDYHLDDDINGLDVAIEINQNREFDLPILMITANYSEELKAKAKKRGILLLNKPVKPMKLKTSILYLLK